The Claveliimonas bilis genome window below encodes:
- a CDS encoding MATE family efflux transporter: MKREFGKYVSLNIFGMLGLSCYILADTFFVSAKMGADGLTALNLAISIYSFINGTGLMIGIGGGTKYSIYRSRREEEKGNRVFTAALAMGLLIGIILFAVGIFAARPLSILLGAEGKIIEMTTVYLRTILCFSPCFICNNIFLAFVRNDGNPRLSMIGMLVGSFSNVILDYIFIFPADMGMFGAAFATGLAPVISMLILSRHKFSGKNGFHLQTDGSFWRYAKGIPGLGASSFINEVSSGVVLIVLNLLILGISGNTGVAAYGVIANLALVALSIFTGISQGSQPLLSKYYGEGNGAKVREIYRYMVILALAVGVFLVLTAFFATDSLIAVFNSEGNKELARIAHTGLRIYFLGFLAAGVNIVTAACKGALEQAGESFLISVMRGLICIVIYAAVLSKLFGMTGIWAAFPATEATTLLLSVFFVWRRKNPFSR, translated from the coding sequence ATGAAGAGAGAATTTGGCAAATATGTATCTTTGAATATTTTTGGAATGCTGGGGCTGTCCTGTTATATTCTGGCGGATACATTTTTTGTTTCAGCAAAGATGGGGGCCGACGGTCTGACAGCCCTTAATCTTGCCATTTCTATTTACAGTTTTATCAATGGAACGGGGCTGATGATCGGGATCGGAGGCGGAACAAAGTACTCTATTTATCGTTCCAGAAGAGAAGAGGAAAAGGGAAACCGTGTATTTACGGCGGCCCTTGCAATGGGACTTTTGATCGGAATCATTTTATTTGCAGTGGGAATTTTTGCGGCTCGGCCGCTATCGATCCTTCTTGGAGCGGAGGGAAAGATCATAGAGATGACTACGGTTTACCTGCGGACAATTTTATGTTTTTCCCCCTGTTTTATATGCAACAACATTTTTCTTGCCTTTGTGAGAAATGACGGCAATCCCCGGCTTTCTATGATCGGGATGCTTGTGGGAAGTTTTTCCAATGTTATTTTAGACTATATTTTTATTTTCCCGGCGGATATGGGAATGTTCGGAGCAGCGTTTGCGACAGGGCTTGCTCCTGTTATCAGTATGCTGATCCTTTCCCGGCACAAGTTTTCCGGAAAGAATGGCTTTCATTTGCAGACAGACGGATCCTTCTGGCGCTATGCAAAAGGGATCCCTGGTCTGGGAGCTTCATCCTTTATCAATGAAGTCTCTTCCGGCGTCGTACTGATCGTTCTGAATCTTTTGATCCTGGGGATCAGCGGAAATACGGGAGTTGCGGCTTATGGGGTGATCGCAAACCTTGCCCTGGTGGCTCTTTCGATTTTTACCGGTATCTCACAGGGAAGCCAGCCTCTTTTGAGCAAATATTATGGGGAGGGAAACGGTGCAAAAGTGCGGGAAATATATCGTTATATGGTGATATTGGCTTTGGCAGTAGGTGTTTTTCTTGTACTGACCGCATTTTTTGCCACGGATTCTTTGATCGCTGTATTTAACAGCGAGGGGAATAAGGAGCTTGCCCGTATCGCTCATACAGGTCTTCGTATCTACTTCCTGGGATTTCTGGCGGCAGGTGTGAATATTGTGACAGCCGCGTGCAAAGGAGCATTGGAGCAGGCAGGAGAATCCTTCCTCATTTCGGTAATGAGAGGGCTGATCTGTATTGTGATCTACGCGGCAGTCCTTTCAAAATTGTTCGGCATGACCGGCATATGGGCGGCATTTCCGGCTACGGAGGCAACGACCCTTCTTTTATCTGTCTTTTTTGTTTGGCGCAGGAAGAATCCCTTTTCCAGGTAG
- the greA gene encoding transcription elongation factor GreA gives MREQLTKQDVEKIQKEIEYRKLVVRKNAIEAVKEARAHGDLSENFEYHAAKKDKNQNESRIRYLERMLKTAKIVQDDSAADEVGIDKKVEVYFEDDDETEVFKLVTSVRGSSLNGKISIESPIGKAILKHKAGDRVYVKINENAGYYVVIRSVESTEGEDEDEIRRY, from the coding sequence TTGCGGGAACAGCTGACGAAGCAGGATGTGGAAAAAATACAGAAAGAAATTGAGTACCGGAAGCTGGTTGTAAGAAAAAATGCAATTGAGGCAGTAAAAGAGGCAAGAGCCCATGGCGATCTCAGTGAGAATTTTGAGTACCATGCTGCTAAAAAAGATAAGAATCAGAATGAGAGCCGGATCCGGTATCTGGAGCGGATGCTGAAAACGGCGAAAATCGTTCAGGATGACTCTGCAGCTGACGAGGTGGGTATAGACAAGAAAGTAGAGGTCTATTTTGAAGACGATGATGAGACAGAAGTATTTAAGCTCGTCACTTCTGTGAGGGGAAGTTCTTTAAATGGAAAGATCAGCATAGAATCCCCCATTGGAAAAGCAATTTTGAAGCATAAGGCCGGTGACAGGGTTTATGTAAAAATAAATGAAAATGCCGGGTACTATGTTGTGATCCGTTCTGTGGAAAGCACAGAAGGCGAGGACGAGGATGAGATCCGTCGGTATTAG
- a CDS encoding acetylglutamate kinase — protein sequence MEQKVFEEIERKAEILIRALPYIRDFNRQVAVIEYGCRKYLSPVAEQDLMQDIALLKTVGMKPVVVHDAPMGVDKFRENKRIAKLLELCGTKAIGVCGIDSHTLHMMLDNDYIPVIMPNDIDNENVVIDSKDAALETAVVLHADKLIYLSSHRGIWKDEKRTEVYPHLTVEKIQKMKEEGKVTEGVMSRVERGLTAIEKGVNRVHLLDGRMQHALLLEFFSVAGVGTAMIKDENQLYAHEKDED from the coding sequence ATGGAACAGAAAGTATTTGAGGAGATTGAACGCAAAGCGGAAATTCTGATCAGGGCGCTTCCCTATATCAGAGATTTCAACAGGCAGGTGGCGGTCATTGAATATGGGTGCCGTAAGTATTTAAGTCCTGTAGCAGAACAGGATCTGATGCAGGATATTGCTCTTTTAAAAACAGTAGGAATGAAACCGGTAGTTGTCCATGATGCTCCAATGGGAGTAGATAAATTCAGGGAGAATAAGCGTATTGCCAAGCTTTTGGAATTATGCGGCACGAAGGCGATCGGCGTGTGCGGCATCGATTCCCATACCCTTCACATGATGCTGGACAATGATTATATTCCGGTTATCATGCCCAATGATATTGACAATGAAAACGTAGTGATTGATTCCAAGGATGCTGCGCTTGAAACGGCGGTGGTCCTTCATGCGGACAAGCTGATCTATCTTTCTTCCCACAGGGGAATATGGAAGGATGAGAAAAGAACCGAAGTTTATCCTCATCTGACGGTAGAGAAGATCCAGAAGATGAAAGAAGAGGGAAAAGTGACCGAGGGCGTTATGTCCAGAGTGGAACGGGGACTTACGGCAATCGAGAAGGGAGTAAACCGTGTACATCTCCTGGATGGAAGGATGCAGCATGCCCTCCTTTTGGAATTTTTCAGTGTAGCAGGAGTAGGGACGGCCATGATTAAGGATGAAAATCAGCTCTATGCTCATGAAAAGGATGAAGATTAG